One genomic region from Listeria monocytogenes encodes:
- a CDS encoding PTS system mannose/fructose/N-acetylgalactosamine-transporter subunit IIB, with protein MGSNGIKHVRVDERLIHGQVATMWTNTIKATRIMIVDDAVVKNEMEKVALKTAVPAGVKLSILTVKGAANNINNDKYAGQQVFLIVKSPHALRGLVDAGVELPQINVGNMSTKAGSRQIKKSVSVTDENLEDFDYLAQKGIKITAQMVPSEDAVEFANLLKK; from the coding sequence ATGGGAAGCAACGGAATTAAACACGTACGCGTAGATGAAAGACTAATTCACGGACAAGTAGCAACAATGTGGACCAATACTATAAAAGCAACGCGAATCATGATTGTTGATGATGCAGTTGTAAAAAATGAAATGGAAAAAGTTGCCTTAAAAACCGCAGTACCGGCTGGTGTCAAACTAAGTATTCTGACAGTAAAAGGTGCAGCAAATAATATCAATAATGATAAATACGCAGGGCAGCAAGTTTTCTTAATCGTAAAATCACCTCATGCTCTTCGCGGTTTAGTGGATGCGGGCGTAGAACTTCCCCAAATCAATGTTGGAAATATGTCGACTAAAGCAGGGAGTCGCCAAATAAAAAAATCAGTTAGCGTGACAGATGAAAATTTGGAAGATTTTGATTATTTGGCTCAAAAAGGCATTAAAATCACTGCTCAAATGGTTCCGAGTGAAGATGCAGTTGAATTTGCAAATTTATTAAAAAAATAA
- a CDS encoding 6-phospho-beta-glucosidase, which translates to MTESKFPKDFLWGGAVAANQCEGAYLEDGKGLSLVDILPTVEDGRWEALFNPSKALATDYGFYPSHESIDFYHRYKEDIKLMAEMGFKCFRMSISWPRIFPNGDETTPNEKGLAFYDAVFDECHKYGIEPVVTINHFDTPLEVFKKYGGWKNRKCIDFYLNFCEAIFTRYKDKVKYWMTFNEINMILHLPYIGGGLDVTKEDNPEEVKYQAAHHQLVASALATKLGHEINPENQIGCMLAAGNTYPMTCTPKDVWKSIEADREGYFFIDVQARGYYPSYTKRFFKEHNINIKMEDGDLDALRDHTVDYVAFSYYSSRLTSADPEKNKETEGNVFATLKNPYLKASEWGWQIDPLGLRITMNTIYDRYQKPLFIVENGLGAVDTVEEDGSITDDYRIDYMREHVREMGEAIEDGVELLGYTPWGCIDLVSAGSGEMKKRYGFIYVDRDNKGNGTLNRSKKKSFDWYKKVIETNGKDID; encoded by the coding sequence ATGACAGAATCAAAATTTCCTAAAGACTTTTTATGGGGCGGAGCAGTTGCTGCCAACCAATGTGAAGGAGCTTATCTTGAAGACGGTAAAGGACTTTCACTTGTTGATATCCTTCCAACAGTAGAGGACGGACGTTGGGAAGCTTTATTCAATCCATCGAAAGCGCTTGCTACAGATTATGGTTTTTACCCAAGTCACGAATCAATTGATTTTTATCATCGTTATAAAGAAGACATTAAATTAATGGCTGAAATGGGATTCAAATGTTTCCGTATGTCCATCAGTTGGCCACGTATTTTCCCAAATGGTGATGAAACGACACCAAATGAAAAAGGTTTAGCATTTTATGATGCAGTTTTTGATGAATGTCACAAATATGGTATCGAACCAGTTGTTACAATCAACCATTTTGATACTCCGCTAGAAGTTTTCAAAAAATATGGTGGTTGGAAAAATCGTAAATGCATCGACTTTTACTTGAATTTCTGTGAAGCAATTTTCACGCGTTATAAAGATAAAGTAAAATATTGGATGACATTTAATGAAATTAACATGATTCTTCATCTTCCATACATTGGTGGAGGTTTAGACGTTACTAAAGAGGATAATCCAGAGGAAGTTAAATATCAAGCTGCTCATCATCAATTAGTTGCATCAGCACTTGCAACTAAACTTGGTCATGAAATCAATCCTGAAAATCAAATCGGTTGTATGCTTGCAGCGGGTAACACATATCCAATGACTTGTACTCCAAAAGATGTCTGGAAGTCTATCGAGGCGGACCGTGAAGGCTACTTCTTCATTGATGTTCAAGCACGCGGATACTACCCAAGCTACACTAAACGTTTCTTCAAAGAACATAACATCAACATCAAAATGGAAGATGGCGACTTAGACGCATTACGCGATCACACAGTTGATTATGTGGCATTCAGCTACTATTCTTCTCGTCTAACAAGCGCAGATCCAGAGAAAAACAAAGAAACAGAAGGCAACGTTTTCGCAACACTAAAAAACCCATACCTAAAAGCAAGCGAATGGGGCTGGCAAATTGATCCACTAGGTCTACGTATTACTATGAATACAATTTACGACCGTTACCAAAAACCACTTTTCATCGTTGAAAATGGCTTAGGTGCAGTGGATACTGTGGAAGAAGACGGCTCAATCACTGACGATTACAGAATCGACTACATGCGTGAACATGTTCGCGAAATGGGCGAAGCAATCGAGGACGGAGTAGAACTTCTTGGCTATACACCGTGGGGCTGCATCGATCTTGTCAGCGCTGGCTCTGGCGAAATGAAAAAACGCTACGGCTTCATCTATGTTGACCGCGACAACAAAGGCAACGGAACATTGAACCGCTCGAAGAAAAAATCATTCGACTGGTACAAAAAAGTAATTGAAACAAATGGTAAAGATATCGACTAA
- a CDS encoding PTS system mannose/fructose/sorbose family transporter subunit IID has product MKMANTKTEQDFEKVLKRRDLIAANFRWLFASQICWNYERMMSTGYLYSILPTLRKLYKTDDDLKDMMNMHNQFFNTNPMVGGLILGMDMAIEEREKKASKEVVTGLKTGLMGPFAGVGDTIFGVILPTIFGSIAAYMGLQGNVTGVVIWVLVNILVVGARFTLLPLGYKQGAKLVTEFADRLNALTDAAILLGVTVVGALIPTVIKATVPFVYKSGKVELKMQDMLDQIMPSLVPVLLVALIYALLGHKKMTSTKAILLVMVIAIILFNLKILG; this is encoded by the coding sequence ATGAAGATGGCGAATACGAAGACTGAGCAGGATTTTGAGAAAGTCCTCAAGAGACGCGATTTAATAGCAGCAAACTTTCGTTGGTTGTTTGCTAGCCAAATCTGTTGGAACTATGAGCGAATGATGTCGACTGGTTATCTTTATAGTATTTTGCCAACGCTTCGGAAGCTTTATAAAACTGATGATGATTTAAAAGATATGATGAATATGCATAACCAATTCTTTAATACAAATCCTATGGTCGGTGGTTTGATTTTAGGAATGGATATGGCGATTGAAGAGCGAGAAAAGAAAGCATCAAAAGAAGTCGTAACTGGTTTGAAGACTGGATTAATGGGACCGTTTGCTGGTGTTGGTGATACGATTTTCGGGGTTATTTTACCGACGATTTTTGGATCAATTGCCGCATATATGGGACTTCAAGGTAATGTGACAGGTGTAGTTATCTGGGTATTAGTAAATATTTTGGTTGTGGGAGCTAGATTTACTTTACTTCCTCTAGGATATAAGCAAGGTGCGAAACTAGTGACGGAATTCGCGGATAGACTTAACGCGTTAACCGATGCAGCTATTTTGCTCGGGGTCACGGTCGTCGGGGCATTAATACCAACCGTAATTAAAGCAACTGTCCCATTCGTTTATAAATCAGGAAAAGTAGAGCTCAAAATGCAAGACATGCTAGATCAAATCATGCCATCACTCGTTCCAGTCTTACTTGTGGCACTAATCTATGCACTTTTAGGCCACAAAAAAATGACATCTACGAAGGCTATTTTATTAGTAATGGTTATTGCGATTATTTTATTCAACCTAAAAATTCTAGGTTAA
- a CDS encoding PTS mannose/fructose/sorbose/N-acetylgalactosamine transporter subunit IIC has product MDLAIWQIILLVILAACTILDALTLVIGLNFPVITGTLAGIIMGDMVLGLAIGATLQLMVLGVGTYGGASIPDFTTGAIVGTVFAVLSGQDAEFAIGLAIPVGLLMVQLDILARFTNTFFLHRIDSNIASGNISAVKRNIWYGALPWALSRAVPVFIMLTFGQSVVDFILNEIPEWLMGGLRVAGGILPVVGIAILLRYLPTNKFVAYLIIGFVAAAYLKVPMLGVALIGVALAIIYFKQNFKNPVAAGANGAALVGEENEDGEYED; this is encoded by the coding sequence ATGGATTTAGCAATTTGGCAGATTATATTGTTAGTTATACTTGCAGCTTGTACCATTCTTGATGCTTTAACTTTAGTAATAGGACTTAATTTCCCTGTAATAACAGGAACGCTTGCTGGAATCATTATGGGTGATATGGTGCTCGGACTTGCAATTGGGGCAACGTTACAGCTGATGGTTCTAGGTGTTGGTACATACGGCGGTGCGTCGATTCCTGACTTTACAACGGGAGCAATCGTCGGAACAGTATTTGCCGTTTTATCAGGTCAGGATGCGGAATTTGCGATTGGCCTTGCAATTCCAGTGGGACTTTTAATGGTTCAATTAGATATTTTAGCAAGATTTACTAATACGTTTTTCTTGCACCGCATTGATTCTAACATCGCTTCAGGAAACATCTCAGCAGTTAAAAGGAATATTTGGTACGGCGCATTACCATGGGCTTTATCGCGCGCGGTTCCAGTATTTATCATGTTGACTTTCGGACAAAGCGTGGTTGATTTTATTCTTAACGAAATTCCAGAATGGCTAATGGGTGGACTACGTGTAGCTGGTGGAATTCTTCCAGTAGTTGGTATTGCGATTCTCCTTCGTTACTTGCCAACAAACAAATTCGTCGCTTATTTAATTATCGGATTTGTAGCAGCAGCTTATCTAAAAGTACCAATGCTAGGCGTAGCGCTAATTGGTGTAGCATTAGCAATCATCTACTTCAAACAAAATTTCAAAAATCCAGTAGCTGCAGGAGCAAATGGTGCAGCGCTAGTTGGGGAGGAGAATGAAGATGGCGAATACGAAGACTGA
- the qoxC gene encoding cytochrome aa3 quinol oxidase subunit III: MESVETNKNLPIEYRSEQGRLNILGFWIFLGAEIALFATLFATYFVMRKAGSNAGHPPAEMFELWLVLIMTFLLLTSSFTCGLAIGEMRKGNVKMLTIYSIITLILGAGFVGFELYEFAHYVTEGVTMQVGSYWSAFFVLLGTHGLHVTVGIFWISFILIQIKMHGLTPKTASKVFISSLYWHFLDVVWIFIFTGVYLLGMVN, encoded by the coding sequence ATGGAATCTGTAGAAACAAATAAAAATCTGCCAATTGAATATAGATCAGAACAAGGTCGATTAAATATTCTTGGATTCTGGATTTTCCTTGGCGCCGAAATTGCATTGTTTGCAACGCTTTTTGCGACTTACTTTGTTATGAGGAAGGCTGGCTCGAATGCGGGGCATCCGCCAGCAGAAATGTTCGAACTTTGGCTAGTGCTAATAATGACATTTTTACTTTTAACAAGTAGTTTTACGTGTGGTCTAGCAATTGGTGAAATGCGTAAAGGCAATGTGAAAATGTTGACGATTTACTCGATTATCACATTAATTCTTGGTGCGGGATTTGTTGGCTTTGAGCTTTATGAATTTGCACACTATGTGACAGAAGGAGTTACGATGCAAGTTGGTTCTTACTGGTCGGCATTCTTCGTTCTACTAGGAACACATGGACTTCACGTAACGGTCGGGATTTTCTGGATTAGTTTTATTCTGATTCAAATTAAAATGCATGGTTTGACGCCAAAAACAGCATCAAAAGTATTTATTTCCAGTTTATACTGGCATTTCTTGGATGTTGTGTGGATTTTCATTTTCACCGGTGTCTATTTGCTAGGGATGGTGAACTAA
- a CDS encoding SIS domain-containing protein, translating to MGLTFFDKARELTEELEKTQAESIHQAAKLVADSIMNDGIIQAFGSGHSYAAAIEVCGRAGGLIPSKVIMDPAGGYYESIEGVGSLLTHRLQAKPNDIFFLISNSGRNPMGIELAEWIKSQGCKLIVVTALDASQTAASRHSSGKLLYEFADVILDNRSVQGDAALELEGLEGKVCGTSSFSAVLLLQQTIYEAVELMLEKGYTPPVYRSANIDGGYEYNFAIEDKFADRIFHL from the coding sequence ATGGGTTTAACATTTTTTGACAAAGCGCGTGAATTAACGGAGGAACTAGAAAAAACACAGGCGGAAAGTATTCATCAAGCAGCAAAACTGGTGGCAGACAGCATTATGAACGACGGAATTATTCAAGCATTTGGTAGTGGGCACTCATATGCGGCAGCTATTGAAGTATGTGGGAGAGCAGGAGGACTTATTCCCTCGAAAGTTATTATGGACCCTGCTGGCGGTTATTATGAATCTATTGAGGGCGTTGGTTCCTTGCTTACTCATAGATTACAAGCTAAACCGAATGATATATTCTTCCTTATATCTAATTCAGGTCGTAATCCAATGGGAATTGAGCTTGCAGAATGGATTAAATCACAGGGCTGTAAATTAATTGTTGTAACAGCACTCGATGCCTCGCAAACAGCAGCTTCGAGACACTCTTCTGGAAAATTGTTGTACGAGTTTGCGGATGTTATTTTAGATAATCGTTCAGTCCAAGGGGATGCGGCACTTGAATTAGAGGGATTAGAAGGAAAAGTTTGTGGAACCTCTTCATTCTCAGCCGTTCTGCTTCTCCAACAAACAATCTATGAAGCAGTAGAACTTATGCTTGAAAAAGGCTATACACCACCAGTTTATCGTAGTGCAAATATTGATGGTGGCTACGAATACAATTTTGCGATTGAAGACAAATTCGCTGATCGTATTTTCCACTTATAA
- a CDS encoding PTS sugar transporter subunit IIA: MDYIIAAHGLYAQEVKDSCQMITGQTTNISAITFTEEMGVTDVLDAYMAVYSPANETAIIVDIVGGTPCNAAQMFSTKHPEVKVVSGLSLGLIIPLSLGESLEEAMLGAKDNIQFVEQKASHTIVSDDGEEED, from the coding sequence TTGGATTATATTATCGCAGCACATGGTCTGTATGCGCAGGAAGTAAAAGATAGCTGCCAAATGATTACTGGCCAAACAACTAATATTTCAGCAATTACTTTTACTGAAGAAATGGGGGTGACGGATGTATTAGATGCCTACATGGCAGTTTATTCACCTGCAAATGAAACCGCTATCATTGTGGATATTGTTGGTGGAACTCCGTGTAATGCGGCTCAAATGTTTAGTACAAAACATCCAGAAGTTAAAGTTGTATCAGGTTTGTCGCTAGGATTAATCATTCCACTTAGCCTTGGAGAAAGTTTAGAGGAGGCGATGCTTGGAGCAAAAGATAATATTCAATTTGTAGAGCAAAAAGCGAGTCATACGATAGTAAGTGATGATGGGGAGGAAGAGGACTGA
- a CDS encoding GntR family transcriptional regulator — protein sequence MAEPKYAIIINDIKRLISDGTFKPGEKIYSEDELKKKYNVSNTTVVRALHELVRAGILARYQGKGTYVSKSIINEEVIFNEYTTVPNGRFNRKTKITNEHTKVVAINEIQDARIAKKLQIPPENMIVHFQRIRLIDDLPWTVQNNYMAKSNLINVDLTNFEKFNSLSEVIKELYGINILHEAMKERIEVEFPVKDKNNFKLLEIDTELPLYHIERITYVPEGQPYEYIESYLRHNFYSIEIEKKKQ from the coding sequence ATGGCGGAACCAAAATACGCTATTATTATCAATGATATCAAGCGATTAATTAGTGATGGAACTTTTAAGCCAGGGGAAAAAATTTATTCAGAAGATGAACTGAAAAAGAAGTATAATGTTAGTAATACTACGGTTGTTCGCGCCTTACACGAATTAGTACGAGCTGGGATTTTAGCTCGTTATCAAGGAAAAGGCACATACGTAAGTAAGTCTATTATCAACGAAGAAGTTATTTTTAATGAATATACGACAGTGCCGAACGGAAGATTCAATCGCAAAACAAAAATTACTAACGAACATACAAAAGTAGTTGCAATAAATGAAATTCAGGATGCGCGAATTGCTAAAAAATTGCAGATTCCACCTGAAAATATGATTGTTCATTTTCAACGAATCCGCCTTATTGATGATTTACCTTGGACTGTTCAAAACAACTATATGGCAAAATCCAATTTGATCAATGTCGATTTAACAAATTTTGAAAAGTTTAATTCTTTATCTGAAGTGATTAAAGAGCTTTATGGCATTAATATTCTGCACGAAGCGATGAAAGAGAGAATTGAAGTCGAATTTCCAGTAAAAGATAAAAATAATTTCAAATTACTCGAAATTGATACTGAATTGCCACTTTACCATATTGAAAGAATAACTTATGTGCCAGAGGGGCAACCCTATGAATATATTGAAAGCTATTTACGGCATAATTTTTACTCTATTGAAATTGAAAAGAAAAAACAATAG
- a CDS encoding copper homeostasis protein CutC: MILKEVCIENTTNLVNVIEAGANRVELCDNLAEGGTSVSYGVAKHVVKICHEQNVSVMAMVRPRKGNFVYTKEEISVMIDDILMYKKIAVDGVVFGCITDSGLLDKPAINELLKAAAGLEVTFHMAFDELVETEKLPAIDWLVEQGVTRILTHGGDGAKLPEETFVQWRKYIDYAAGRIIILPGGGIKSHNLEWIIKETGAAEIHGTDLFGER, encoded by the coding sequence ATGATTTTAAAAGAAGTCTGTATTGAAAATACTACTAATTTGGTGAACGTTATTGAAGCTGGAGCTAATCGAGTGGAACTTTGTGATAATCTAGCGGAGGGCGGAACTTCTGTTAGTTATGGGGTTGCGAAACATGTTGTGAAAATTTGTCATGAACAAAATGTAAGTGTAATGGCAATGGTGCGTCCCCGAAAAGGCAATTTTGTTTATACAAAAGAAGAAATTTCGGTTATGATTGATGACATTTTGATGTACAAGAAAATAGCGGTTGATGGCGTGGTTTTTGGCTGTATTACGGATTCTGGATTGCTAGATAAACCAGCCATAAATGAATTATTGAAAGCTGCAGCAGGTCTGGAAGTGACTTTTCATATGGCGTTTGATGAGTTAGTAGAAACAGAAAAATTACCGGCAATAGACTGGTTAGTTGAGCAAGGCGTTACAAGAATTCTCACGCATGGTGGCGACGGCGCTAAACTTCCCGAAGAAACTTTTGTTCAATGGCGAAAATATATTGATTACGCAGCGGGTCGAATCATTATTTTACCAGGTGGAGGAATTAAATCGCACAATTTAGAATGGATTATAAAAGAAACTGGAGCAGCTGAAATACATGGCACTGACTTGTTTGGGGAGCGCTAA
- a CDS encoding CapA family protein, whose product MKSRKKGIILVLSVILIFSIGLLVNNLMTNNKDTAKPKKKTVAAVKKKKETPPKPKEPFNIDFTGDIMFDWDLRPVLAEKGMDYPFNNVREELKSSDYTFVDLETAITTRTKKVPYQEFWIKSDPSSLTALKNAGVDMVNISNNHILDYYEDGLLDTTAALRANNLAYVGAGKNEDEAYQLKVADIKGNKVGFMSFCHFFPNTGWIADEDTPGVTNGYDINLVEEKIKEERAKNKDIDYMVVYFHWGVEKTNTPVDYQTQYVKKLVDDNLVDAIVASHPHWLQGFEVYKDVPIAYSLGNFLFPDYVSGHSAETGIYKLNFDQGKVTAHFDPGIISGNQINMLEGSSKTAQLNYLQSISPNATINSNGDISAK is encoded by the coding sequence ATGAAATCAAGAAAAAAAGGGATTATCTTAGTACTGTCCGTTATTCTAATCTTTTCCATTGGTTTATTAGTGAACAACCTCATGACAAACAACAAAGATACCGCTAAGCCAAAAAAGAAAACCGTCGCTGCTGTTAAAAAGAAAAAAGAGACACCTCCAAAACCAAAAGAACCATTTAACATTGATTTTACAGGTGATATTATGTTTGATTGGGATTTACGCCCCGTTTTAGCAGAGAAGGGAATGGATTATCCTTTTAATAATGTTCGCGAGGAACTGAAATCGAGCGACTATACATTTGTTGATTTAGAAACAGCTATTACAACTCGAACAAAAAAAGTCCCCTACCAAGAATTTTGGATTAAAAGTGATCCTAGTTCTTTAACAGCTCTTAAAAATGCAGGGGTTGATATGGTTAATATTAGTAATAACCACATTTTAGACTATTACGAAGATGGATTACTCGACACAACGGCTGCTTTACGCGCCAATAACCTAGCCTATGTTGGCGCCGGTAAAAATGAAGATGAAGCCTATCAACTTAAAGTTGCTGACATCAAAGGTAATAAAGTTGGATTCATGTCGTTTTGCCACTTTTTCCCAAATACTGGTTGGATTGCCGATGAAGATACTCCTGGGGTTACTAATGGTTATGATATAAATTTAGTCGAAGAAAAAATTAAAGAAGAACGCGCAAAAAATAAAGATATTGATTATATGGTCGTCTATTTTCACTGGGGAGTTGAAAAGACGAATACACCTGTAGATTATCAAACCCAATACGTTAAAAAACTCGTGGATGATAATTTAGTGGATGCGATTGTTGCTAGCCATCCACACTGGCTCCAAGGTTTTGAAGTATACAAAGATGTTCCAATTGCTTATTCATTAGGTAATTTCTTATTCCCTGACTATGTTTCAGGTCATTCGGCAGAAACAGGTATTTATAAACTGAATTTTGATCAAGGTAAAGTAACTGCACATTTTGATCCTGGTATTATTTCAGGCAATCAAATTAATATGCTTGAAGGTTCTTCCAAGACAGCACAATTAAATTACCTGCAATCCATTTCTCCAAATGCAACCATTAATAGTAATGGTGATATTTCCGCAAAATAA
- the qoxD gene encoding cytochrome aa3 quinol oxidase subunit IV, with amino-acid sequence MTQNNKSNAAHAEGGIPWKHIVGFALSVVLTLLAVWVALYSTLTTNVKVVIIFIFAFIQAALQLLMFMHMTEGRDGKIQIGNILFAAFIAIVVVIGSYWVMEIGHMNHLL; translated from the coding sequence ATGACACAAAATAATAAATCAAATGCAGCACATGCAGAAGGTGGCATTCCTTGGAAACATATTGTTGGCTTTGCGCTATCGGTTGTTTTGACGCTTCTAGCAGTCTGGGTAGCTCTTTATTCAACGCTTACAACAAATGTTAAGGTAGTTATTATTTTCATCTTTGCGTTCATTCAGGCAGCCCTACAGCTTCTGATGTTCATGCATATGACAGAAGGCCGCGATGGTAAAATCCAAATCGGTAATATTTTATTCGCAGCATTTATTGCGATTGTCGTAGTTATTGGTTCTTATTGGGTAATGGAAATTGGCCATATGAATCATTTGTTATAA
- a CDS encoding C39 family peptidase translates to MGTFFSKWGKWILVLGLVFSVFSVSTAGQAAAKETVINKQMVTTASLNVRSTNSTSGKVIGWLKNNTKFKAIAKTSNNWYRFSFKGKNGYVSGKYVKAATATPTPKPPTPKIVQMNVPLIVQRPQLPTGCEITNIAMMLRYAGKNVDKVKLAKEMKRHKSNPNYGFVGNPFSKSGWTIYPPALVNQVKKYTGSAKNMTGTNLAGIKNQLNKKRPVVAWVSKFHGFSVHAITITGYDKNNFYYNDSWSGQKNARISQSYFNTCWSKQAKRAISY, encoded by the coding sequence ATGGGGACTTTTTTTAGTAAATGGGGGAAGTGGATACTTGTCCTTGGATTAGTATTCAGTGTTTTTAGTGTTTCTACAGCTGGTCAGGCGGCGGCAAAAGAGACTGTGATTAACAAGCAAATGGTAACAACTGCAAGCCTTAATGTTCGTTCAACTAATTCGACTTCTGGGAAAGTTATTGGCTGGCTTAAGAACAATACAAAGTTCAAAGCGATTGCAAAAACATCGAACAACTGGTATCGCTTTAGCTTTAAAGGGAAAAACGGCTACGTATCTGGGAAATATGTAAAAGCCGCAACTGCAACTCCGACTCCAAAACCTCCAACGCCAAAAATTGTGCAAATGAACGTGCCATTAATCGTTCAGCGTCCACAATTACCAACAGGTTGCGAGATTACAAACATTGCGATGATGCTGCGCTATGCTGGAAAAAATGTTGATAAAGTAAAACTTGCCAAAGAAATGAAGCGTCATAAATCCAATCCAAATTATGGTTTTGTCGGGAATCCATTTTCTAAGAGCGGTTGGACGATTTATCCACCGGCTTTAGTTAATCAAGTTAAAAAATATACTGGGAGCGCGAAGAATATGACTGGAACAAATTTAGCTGGTATTAAAAATCAGTTGAATAAAAAACGTCCAGTTGTAGCTTGGGTGAGTAAATTCCACGGTTTTTCCGTTCACGCAATCACCATTACCGGTTATGATAAAAATAATTTTTACTACAACGACAGCTGGTCTGGTCAAAAAAATGCACGAATTTCGCAAAGTTACTTTAATACATGTTGGAGCAAACAAGCAAAACGCGCGATTTCGTATTAA